Proteins encoded in a region of the Flavobacterium sp. MDT1-60 genome:
- a CDS encoding zinc-dependent alcohol dehydrogenase family protein has protein sequence MKALFTNTYESDFVTTEIAKPSPKKGEVLVKIYASGVNPIDNKIRLGLSPYASPVLPAILGTDLAGVIEGIGEGVTEFKIGDEVYGLAGGVLGLQGTLAEYTAVDADLLAKKPKNLTMKEAAGIPLVLLTAWEGLIDRAKVKKGDKVLVHAGAGGVGHMVVQLAKIFGADVYATVSSQKADIVKGFGATPIDYKTETVEDYVNQYTDGKGFDIIYDTVGGPSLDDSFKAIRHYGQIASCYAFGTHTLATGSLRSASLHGIFVLHPMISGEGRKHHGDILKETTKLIEEGKLKPLIDSRQFTLDNAIEAHKAVSDGSSVGKIVIDITNR, from the coding sequence ATGAAAGCACTTTTCACAAATACATATGAATCCGATTTTGTAACAACTGAAATCGCAAAACCAAGTCCGAAAAAAGGAGAAGTTTTGGTAAAAATTTACGCAAGTGGCGTTAACCCAATCGATAATAAAATCAGATTAGGACTTTCGCCTTACGCATCACCTGTTTTGCCTGCAATTTTAGGAACTGACCTTGCCGGCGTTATTGAAGGAATCGGCGAAGGCGTTACCGAATTTAAAATTGGTGATGAAGTTTACGGACTTGCCGGAGGGGTTTTAGGCCTTCAGGGAACTTTAGCAGAATACACGGCTGTTGATGCAGATTTATTGGCTAAGAAACCGAAAAACTTAACCATGAAAGAAGCTGCCGGAATTCCACTCGTTTTACTTACTGCCTGGGAGGGTCTAATAGACAGGGCAAAAGTAAAAAAAGGCGATAAAGTTTTGGTGCACGCCGGAGCGGGCGGAGTTGGTCATATGGTCGTTCAGCTTGCCAAAATTTTTGGTGCCGATGTTTATGCAACTGTTTCATCTCAAAAAGCTGATATTGTAAAAGGATTTGGCGCAACGCCAATTGATTACAAAACAGAAACCGTTGAAGATTACGTAAATCAATATACGGACGGAAAAGGTTTTGATATTATTTACGATACTGTTGGCGGTCCATCGCTGGACGATTCATTCAAAGCTATTCGTCATTATGGACAAATTGCGAGTTGCTACGCCTTTGGAACCCATACTTTAGCAACAGGATCCCTACGTTCTGCAAGCTTGCATGGTATTTTTGTTTTACATCCGATGATTAGTGGAGAAGGTAGAAAACATCACGGAGACATTTTGAAAGAAACTACAAAACTAATTGAAGAAGGAAAATTAAAACCTCTTATCGACTCCAGACAATTTACTTTAGACAATGCTATAGAGGCTCACAAAGCCGTTAGCGATGGTTCTTCTGTCGGAAAAATTGTTATAGATATAACTAATCGCTAA
- a CDS encoding putative quinol monooxygenase: protein MISITAIIKSKQENIEQVRNMIHHLVTETRKEAACVRYDLHTTENVFIIWEEWKDQVGFDTHNNQPYLLDFIKQSESLVALPIQVYKTVQTL from the coding sequence ATGATATCTATTACTGCAATTATCAAAAGTAAACAGGAAAACATTGAACAAGTTCGAAACATGATTCATCATTTGGTTACCGAAACCAGAAAAGAAGCTGCATGCGTGCGTTACGACCTGCATACAACCGAAAATGTTTTTATCATTTGGGAAGAATGGAAAGATCAGGTAGGATTTGACACACACAATAATCAGCCTTACTTACTGGATTTTATTAAACAAAGTGAAAGTTTAGTTGCCTTGCCTATTCAGGTTTATAAAACAGTTCAAACACTTTAA
- a CDS encoding NAD(P)H-dependent oxidoreductase: MKKIFIINGGQNFAHSGGRFNQTVTDWTIEYLTNSKQFEIKTTSIKEEIDLDKEVEKFVWADLVIYHTPIWWFQLPNLFKKYIDDVFTAGHNKGIYKSDGRTRTNPDINYGTGGQLHGRKYMLTTSWNAPATAFTIPEEFFEETSVDDGAMFGFHKMNKFVGMEKLDSFHFHDVEKGATAENIDIFKENYTKHLEKTLNL; the protein is encoded by the coding sequence ATGAAGAAAATATTTATTATCAACGGAGGACAAAATTTTGCACATTCAGGCGGAAGATTCAACCAAACCGTTACCGATTGGACAATCGAATACTTAACAAACAGCAAGCAATTCGAAATCAAAACAACCAGCATAAAAGAAGAAATAGACCTGGATAAAGAAGTCGAAAAATTCGTTTGGGCCGATTTAGTGATTTACCACACCCCTATTTGGTGGTTTCAATTACCCAATCTTTTCAAAAAATACATTGACGACGTTTTTACAGCCGGCCACAACAAAGGAATTTACAAAAGCGACGGAAGAACAAGAACCAATCCGGACATTAATTACGGAACCGGCGGGCAATTACACGGTCGTAAATATATGCTAACCACAAGCTGGAATGCTCCTGCAACTGCTTTTACAATTCCGGAAGAATTTTTCGAAGAAACATCTGTAGATGATGGAGCTATGTTTGGTTTCCATAAAATGAATAAATTTGTAGGTATGGAAAAACTAGACAGCTTCCATTTCCACGACGTTGAAAAAGGTGCCACTGCCGAAAACATTGACATCTTTAAAGAAAATTATACGAAACATTTAGAAAAAACGCTTAACCTTTAA
- a CDS encoding aldo/keto reductase — protein sequence MEYRKLGNTELELSTITYGAFAIGGNMWGGNEKKDSIDSIHASIDHGVTTIDTAPFYGFGLSEEMIGEALKSQDRSKVQLLTKFGLVWDGSNNGKGDFFFDADDNGKKIPVYKYASKNNIIKEVEESLKRLQTDYIDLLQIHWPDSTTPIHETMEALESLIQQGKIKAAGVSNYSASQIQEAQKTIQLASNQVPFSMLNRKIETDLIPLTLAENIGIIAYSPMERGLLTGKYFTDSKLKDNDHRNGYFSQFDLQKVKTLVEELSSLANAKHISISQLVLRWTTLQKGITIILAGARNAEQAISNAKAIDFDLSVSELEFINQAISKVK from the coding sequence ATGGAATATAGAAAATTAGGCAATACTGAACTTGAATTATCCACTATTACATACGGTGCATTTGCCATTGGCGGAAACATGTGGGGCGGAAACGAAAAGAAAGATTCAATCGATTCTATTCACGCCTCAATCGATCACGGCGTGACTACAATTGACACCGCTCCTTTTTATGGATTTGGTTTAAGCGAAGAAATGATTGGCGAAGCTTTAAAATCTCAAGACCGTTCAAAAGTGCAGTTATTAACCAAATTTGGTTTGGTTTGGGACGGAAGCAATAACGGAAAAGGCGATTTCTTTTTTGATGCTGATGACAACGGAAAAAAAATCCCAGTTTACAAATACGCTTCAAAAAACAATATTATTAAGGAAGTTGAAGAAAGCTTAAAACGCCTTCAAACGGATTATATCGATTTATTGCAAATTCACTGGCCAGATTCAACAACGCCAATTCACGAAACAATGGAAGCGCTTGAAAGTTTAATTCAACAAGGAAAAATCAAAGCAGCCGGAGTTAGTAATTATAGTGCTTCACAAATTCAGGAAGCGCAAAAAACAATTCAATTAGCATCAAATCAGGTTCCGTTTAGTATGTTAAATCGCAAAATCGAAACTGATTTAATTCCGTTAACCCTTGCAGAAAACATTGGAATTATCGCTTACAGTCCGATGGAAAGAGGTTTGTTAACCGGAAAATATTTCACGGACAGCAAACTGAAAGACAACGATCACAGAAATGGGTATTTCAGTCAGTTTGATCTTCAAAAAGTAAAAACTTTAGTCGAAGAATTAAGTTCTTTAGCAAATGCAAAACACATTTCGATTTCACAATTGGTTTTACGTTGGACAACGCTACAAAAAGGAATTACAATCATTTTGGCCGGTGCAAGAAATGCAGAACAAGCAATTTCAAACGCGAAAGCAATAGATTTTGATTTATCGGTTTCCGAATTAGAGTTCATTAACCAGGCTATTTCTAAAGTAAAATAA
- a CDS encoding AraC family transcriptional regulator — protein MKKENLYEPFTVSFETLDEYPDVGDRHNFFELVYILGGTGSQCINKNIFKYDAGHMFLLTPEDCHNFTIETETKFFFLRFNDIYLKNSSLQNENIQRLEYILQNANHQPGCILKNQADKCLVKVMVEAIIREHQDKDVYNQELIQQLVNTLIIIVARNIAKYLPEQVNVGTEAKAMDILQYIQTNIYYPEKIKAESISDYFGISNTYLGRYFKKHADETMQQYISNYKTKLIEHRLQFSDKRINEIAYEFGFTDESHFNKFFKKQRGNSPSEFRKTIRISA, from the coding sequence ATGAAAAAAGAAAACTTATACGAGCCGTTTACCGTCTCCTTTGAAACTTTAGATGAATATCCGGATGTTGGAGATCGCCATAATTTCTTTGAATTGGTTTATATTTTGGGAGGAACTGGCTCGCAATGCATCAACAAAAATATTTTTAAATATGATGCGGGACATATGTTTTTATTGACGCCTGAAGATTGCCATAACTTTACAATTGAGACCGAAACGAAGTTTTTCTTTTTGAGATTCAATGATATTTATTTGAAAAATTCGAGTCTGCAAAATGAAAATATTCAGCGTTTAGAATATATCTTACAAAATGCGAATCATCAGCCGGGCTGTATTTTGAAAAATCAGGCTGATAAATGTTTGGTAAAAGTAATGGTAGAAGCTATTATTAGGGAACACCAGGATAAAGATGTTTACAATCAGGAGTTGATTCAGCAATTGGTTAATACTTTGATTATTATCGTTGCCAGAAATATTGCAAAGTATTTGCCGGAACAGGTAAATGTGGGAACTGAAGCTAAAGCAATGGATATTTTGCAATATATTCAGACGAATATTTATTATCCGGAGAAAATTAAAGCAGAATCAATAAGTGATTATTTTGGAATTTCGAATACTTATTTAGGACGCTATTTTAAAAAACATGCTGATGAAACTATGCAACAATATATCAGCAATTATAAAACGAAGTTGATTGAGCATCGTTTGCAGTTTAGTGATAAACGAATCAATGAAATTGCTTATGAATTTGGTTTTACGGATGAAAGTCATTTCAATAAATTCTTCAAGAAGCAACGAGGGAATAGCCCTTCGGAGTTTAGGAAAACGATTAGAATTAGTGCGTAA
- a CDS encoding C40 family peptidase: MFGICNLAIVPVRSEPSDRSEIVTQLLFGEHIEILERQNQWARIKIQFDDYEGWVDSKQYQVISEANYNQLSKEAIILNADLIDYITAPENLLLPIPLGASLTFLNNSEINTSNFDFEGTKTSGVKPKSALINTAFMYLNAPYLWGGKTPFGIDCSGFTQMVYKLNGYKIHRDASQQALDGEPLSFIEESEAGDLAFFDNDEGNIIHVGIIMENNYIIHASGKVRIDRLDHLGIYNPELNKHTHKLRVIKKII; encoded by the coding sequence ATGTTCGGAATTTGCAATCTCGCCATAGTACCCGTTCGATCTGAACCAAGTGACAGAAGTGAAATCGTTACACAACTTTTGTTTGGTGAGCACATCGAAATTTTAGAACGCCAAAATCAGTGGGCACGAATAAAAATTCAGTTTGATGATTATGAAGGCTGGGTAGATTCTAAACAATATCAGGTAATTTCTGAAGCAAATTATAATCAGTTAAGCAAAGAAGCTATTATTCTAAATGCTGATTTGATTGACTACATTACTGCTCCGGAAAATTTGTTGTTGCCAATTCCGCTTGGCGCTTCCCTAACCTTTTTAAATAATAGCGAAATCAATACCTCAAACTTTGATTTTGAAGGAACAAAAACCAGCGGTGTCAAACCAAAAAGTGCTTTAATAAATACTGCTTTCATGTATTTGAATGCTCCGTATCTTTGGGGCGGAAAAACACCTTTCGGAATAGATTGTTCGGGTTTTACTCAAATGGTTTATAAATTAAACGGCTACAAAATACACCGTGACGCCTCACAACAAGCACTTGACGGAGAACCTCTAAGTTTTATTGAAGAAAGCGAAGCAGGAGATTTAGCCTTTTTCGATAACGACGAAGGAAACATCATTCATGTCGGCATTATTATGGAAAACAACTACATCATTCACGCCAGTGGAAAAGTACGCATTGACCGTTTAGACCACTTAGGAATTTACAATCCAGAATTGAATAAACATACACATAAACTTAGAGTTATAAAGAAAATCATTTAA
- a CDS encoding acetyl-CoA C-acyltransferase, producing MNKRVVIVSAVRTPIGSFMGGLSTVPAPKLGAAAIKGALQKINLDPKLVDEVFMGNVVQAGVGQAPARQAALFAGLSEEVAATTVNKVCASGMKAVMFAAQAIACGDAEIVVAGGMENMSLIPHYVQMRNGTKFGPATMLDGMQKDGLTDAYDNNAMGVCADLCASEYNISREEQDNFAIQSYERSAKAWDAGKFDNEIVPVEVPQRRGEPIIVSKDEEYTNVKLDKIPSLAAVFTKDGTVTAANASTINDGAAALVLMSEEKAIALGLKPLAYIKGYADAAQEPKWFTTSPAKALPKALNKAGIAIGDVDYFEFNEAFAVVGLANSKILNLDNNKVNVNGGAVSLGHPLGCSGARIIVTLLNVLEQNNAKTGAAAICNGGGGASAIVIERA from the coding sequence ATGAACAAAAGAGTTGTTATCGTTTCTGCCGTTAGAACACCTATCGGAAGTTTCATGGGAGGGTTATCTACCGTACCCGCACCAAAATTAGGTGCTGCCGCTATTAAAGGCGCACTTCAAAAAATTAACCTTGACCCAAAATTAGTTGATGAAGTATTTATGGGCAATGTTGTTCAGGCAGGAGTTGGACAAGCTCCCGCACGTCAGGCCGCGCTTTTTGCAGGTTTGTCTGAAGAAGTTGCCGCTACAACTGTAAACAAAGTTTGTGCTTCCGGAATGAAAGCTGTAATGTTTGCTGCACAGGCTATCGCTTGTGGCGATGCAGAAATTGTAGTTGCCGGAGGAATGGAAAACATGAGTTTGATTCCGCATTACGTGCAAATGCGTAACGGAACTAAATTTGGTCCTGCAACAATGCTTGACGGAATGCAAAAAGATGGTTTGACAGATGCTTACGATAACAACGCAATGGGAGTTTGCGCTGATTTATGTGCGTCTGAATACAACATCAGCCGTGAAGAACAGGATAATTTTGCTATTCAATCGTACGAAAGAAGTGCAAAAGCCTGGGATGCCGGAAAATTCGACAATGAAATTGTACCTGTTGAAGTTCCGCAAAGACGTGGTGAACCAATCATTGTTTCTAAAGACGAGGAATACACTAATGTAAAATTGGACAAAATTCCTTCATTAGCAGCTGTTTTTACAAAAGACGGAACTGTTACTGCCGCAAATGCATCGACAATAAACGACGGAGCAGCCGCTTTAGTTTTAATGTCTGAAGAAAAAGCAATTGCATTAGGATTAAAACCTTTAGCTTATATCAAAGGTTACGCAGATGCCGCTCAGGAACCAAAATGGTTTACTACAAGTCCGGCAAAAGCATTACCAAAAGCTTTAAACAAAGCTGGAATCGCAATTGGTGATGTTGATTATTTCGAATTCAACGAAGCTTTCGCTGTTGTTGGATTGGCCAATTCAAAAATTCTTAACTTAGATAACAATAAAGTAAACGTAAACGGCGGCGCTGTTTCATTAGGACATCCTCTAGGTTGTTCCGGAGCCAGAATCATCGTAACTTTACTTAATGTTTTAGAACAAAACAATGCCAAAACCGGAGCTGCTGCAATTTGCAATGGCGGTGGAGGTGCTTCTGCAATTGTTATCGAAAGAGCTTAA